Proteins from a genomic interval of bacterium:
- a CDS encoding PD-(D/E)XK nuclease family protein produces the protein MGTELSNPFNWSKTRIGTFDDCKRRYYLRYYRHWGGWEPDADPLTKAAYRLGKMTTMPIMVGQAVHEVLARHFRALRNGQPRSLDPEEPVRMLRRVWKDNLDEKWRLNPKKFPPLFELYYRRVPPREKLLGYAEQARGAVRACREMPLLGRLASLAREDFLWVDTAGGAFSEATRFPVGSFEAIANPDLVVRLEGAVTAFDWKTGKSRSEDRLQLEVVGLWIDARIGSAAGARGSLVYLGSGEVDTFDLDDRTRELARETVVRDMERMGAYLRDPGENLPLDMEQFPMQNNKKMCDYCQFQEICHPIREVADEYG, from the coding sequence ATGGGGACCGAACTCAGCAATCCGTTCAACTGGTCCAAGACCAGGATCGGCACTTTCGACGACTGCAAGCGCCGCTACTACCTGCGTTATTACCGTCACTGGGGGGGATGGGAGCCGGACGCAGACCCCCTGACCAAGGCGGCCTACCGCCTCGGCAAAATGACCACGATGCCGATCATGGTCGGCCAGGCGGTTCACGAGGTCCTGGCCCGGCATTTCCGGGCGTTGCGCAACGGCCAGCCCCGGTCCCTGGACCCGGAAGAGCCGGTGAGGATGCTCCGGCGCGTCTGGAAGGACAACCTCGACGAGAAATGGCGGCTCAATCCCAAGAAATTCCCGCCCCTCTTCGAGCTTTACTATCGGCGGGTTCCCCCTCGGGAAAAACTCCTGGGGTACGCCGAGCAGGCCCGGGGCGCCGTACGGGCCTGCCGGGAGATGCCCCTCCTGGGGCGCCTCGCTTCCCTGGCCCGGGAGGATTTCCTCTGGGTCGACACCGCCGGCGGAGCGTTCAGCGAGGCCACCCGCTTTCCGGTCGGTTCGTTCGAGGCCATCGCCAACCCCGATCTGGTGGTGAGGCTGGAGGGGGCCGTGACCGCTTTCGACTGGAAAACGGGGAAATCCCGCTCCGAGGACCGTCTGCAGTTGGAGGTGGTGGGGCTCTGGATCGACGCCCGGATCGGGTCCGCGGCCGGCGCCAGGGGAAGTCTGGTCTACCTGGGCTCGGGCGAGGTCGACACCTTCGATCTTGACGACCGCACCCGGGAACTGGCCCGGGAGACGGTGGTCAGGGACATGGAACGGATGGGCGCCTACCTCCGGGACCCCGGGGAGAACCTTCCCCTGGACATGGAACAGTTCCCGATGCAAAATAACAAAAAAATGTGCGATTACTGTCAGTTTCAAGAGATTTGTCACCCCATCAGGGAGGTTGCCGATGAATATGGCTAA
- a CDS encoding ABC transporter substrate-binding protein encodes MNMAKYLTSAAAALLAFFPGSGPAQAPAPAPAPTAAPELRIISDFDSPPFSYVENGASTGFEYDLGEAIGRELGMPVKWIKRSFNLPSFGSTLDTGGADAAMASITVTPDREKSYIFSRPYFRTSLAAATKRDVDWNSLNWKNGLSAVIRVGVQRRTTSEEWVRKNLKATRKTYDSPQRLERALNSNDVEVIVMDEEILSYELLRRQYKFKIQEKGFDVQDYGIMLARTNSALQQQIDGALIRLDESGEYDRLYEKWFGHLADLPARIRPTRGDQAAE; translated from the coding sequence ATGAATATGGCTAAGTACTTGACGTCCGCGGCCGCGGCTCTGCTGGCGTTCTTCCCCGGTTCGGGTCCGGCCCAGGCCCCCGCGCCCGCGCCAGCGCCCACGGCCGCCCCGGAACTCAGGATCATAAGCGATTTCGACTCGCCTCCCTTCTCCTACGTCGAAAACGGCGCTTCCACCGGGTTTGAATACGATCTGGGCGAGGCCATCGGCCGCGAGCTGGGCATGCCCGTCAAGTGGATCAAGCGTTCGTTCAACCTCCCCTCCTTCGGCAGCACCCTGGACACCGGCGGCGCCGATGCCGCCATGGCTTCGATTACGGTTACTCCCGACCGGGAGAAATCCTACATCTTCAGCCGTCCGTATTTCCGCACCAGCCTGGCCGCGGCCACCAAACGCGACGTGGATTGGAACTCGCTCAACTGGAAAAACGGTCTCTCCGCCGTCATCAGGGTGGGGGTGCAGCGCCGGACCACCAGCGAGGAGTGGGTGCGCAAGAACCTCAAGGCCACCCGCAAGACCTACGATTCCCCCCAGCGCCTGGAACGGGCCCTCAACAGCAACGACGTCGAAGTCATCGTCATGGACGAGGAGATCCTCAGTTACGAACTCCTGAGGCGGCAGTATAAGTTCAAGATTCAGGAAAAAGGGTTCGACGTCCAGGATTACGGGATCATGCTGGCCCGAACCAACTCCGCCCTTCAGCAGCAGATCGACGGGGCCCTGATCCGGCTGGACGAGAGCGGGGAGTACGACCGCTTGTATGAAAAATGGTTCGGCCACCTGGCCGACCTCCCCGCCAGAATCCGTCCCACCCGCGGAGACCAGGCGGCAGAGTGA
- a CDS encoding adenosine deaminase family protein, protein MIAKDFIFRAPKTDLHVHLDGSIRIPTLIEIARQEGMELPSYTVEGLNELVFKEKYQSLGDYLTCFGYTCRAMQTPENLERVAYEFALDNLAEGVRYFEVRFAPQLHMGTMDLLTVLESVNRGLARARIEFNRRPEVVSGAEPEFKYGIIACAMRMFGPVSDYFRQFLDAHPFSKPDRIYALAAYELAQGVVKYRDLNGLPVVGFDLAGQEDGYPAHDYWKAYHFAHKNFMHKTVHAGEAYGPESIFQAITDLYAERIGHGYYLFDISKISSPEIEDREAYVRALAHYIADKRITIEVCLTSNLQTNPSIGDLGNHQFKNMRAARLSATFCTDNRTVSKTTVTREIERAVEAFRITPKELKDYIIYGFKRCFFPGPYGEKREYVRSIIDYYDRLAREFGIEE, encoded by the coding sequence ATGATCGCGAAAGATTTCATATTCCGCGCGCCGAAAACGGACTTGCACGTGCACCTGGACGGCTCCATCCGCATTCCCACCCTGATCGAAATCGCCCGGCAGGAAGGGATGGAACTGCCTTCCTACACCGTGGAGGGCCTCAACGAGCTGGTTTTCAAGGAAAAATACCAGAGCCTGGGCGATTATCTGACCTGCTTCGGCTATACCTGCCGGGCCATGCAGACGCCGGAAAACCTGGAACGGGTCGCCTACGAGTTCGCCCTCGACAACCTAGCCGAAGGGGTGCGCTACTTCGAGGTCCGCTTTGCCCCCCAACTGCACATGGGGACCATGGACCTGCTCACGGTCCTGGAGAGCGTCAACCGCGGTCTCGCCCGGGCCCGGATCGAGTTCAACCGCCGCCCCGAGGTCGTTTCCGGGGCCGAGCCCGAGTTCAAGTACGGGATCATCGCCTGCGCCATGCGCATGTTCGGTCCCGTCTCCGACTACTTCCGGCAGTTCCTCGACGCCCATCCCTTCTCCAAGCCCGATCGGATCTACGCGCTGGCCGCTTACGAGTTGGCCCAGGGCGTGGTCAAGTACCGGGACCTCAACGGGCTCCCGGTCGTGGGATTCGATCTGGCCGGCCAGGAGGACGGGTACCCGGCCCACGATTACTGGAAGGCCTACCACTTTGCGCACAAGAACTTCATGCACAAGACCGTCCACGCGGGCGAGGCCTACGGCCCGGAATCGATCTTCCAGGCGATCACCGACCTGTATGCCGAGCGGATCGGGCACGGGTACTACCTCTTCGACATCAGCAAGATTTCTTCCCCCGAAATCGAGGACCGGGAAGCCTACGTCCGGGCGCTGGCCCATTATATCGCCGACAAACGGATCACGATCGAGGTCTGCCTCACCTCCAACCTGCAGACCAATCCCTCGATCGGGGATCTCGGCAACCACCAGTTCAAGAACATGCGCGCCGCCCGGCTTTCCGCCACCTTCTGCACCGACAACCGGACCGTCAGCAAAACCACCGTCACCCGGGAGATCGAGCGGGCGGTGGAAGCTTTCCGGATCACCCCCAAGGAACTCAAGGATTACATCATCTACGGGTTCAAACGCTGCTTCTTCCCCGGCCCCTACGGGGAAAAACGCGAATACGTCCGCTCGATCATCGACTACTACGACCGCCTGGCCCGGGAGTTCGGGATCGAGGAATGA
- a CDS encoding mechanosensitive ion channel, with translation MKEALLPVAVVAATWVAVAVVLGMFFRRLGRRGREGAVPPLIRRVLVGVVWVFSLIVILKFFYPDLNLTGLVIGSTVFSAIIGLALQDILINFLAGVVFSVEKPFRINDWVMVGGQEGVVTEISWRTTKVRTRENNLAVIPNSVIARQEITNYDYPSPLHRRSVRVGVDYRHPPLLVRQALLEASRAVSDVLDSPPPDVHLLDFGDFSITYELRYWLANYDLVPETASRLRIEIYETFRRMGIRIPFPIRTVRVGREPAPAGVPRLTVVSGAQAGEEFTIGEEALIIGRQEGNPIRLADSRVSKEHARVVGGEEGLHLEDLESRTGTRVNGRPVRHWRLQPGDEIEMGGTRMVFRCD, from the coding sequence GTGAAAGAAGCGCTGTTGCCGGTCGCGGTGGTCGCCGCGACGTGGGTAGCCGTGGCGGTGGTCTTGGGGATGTTCTTCCGCCGGCTGGGGCGCCGGGGGAGGGAGGGTGCGGTTCCTCCCCTGATCCGGCGCGTCCTGGTGGGAGTGGTCTGGGTCTTTTCCCTGATCGTCATACTCAAGTTCTTCTACCCCGATCTCAATCTGACCGGGCTGGTGATCGGTTCCACCGTATTCTCCGCCATCATCGGTCTGGCTCTTCAGGACATCCTCATCAATTTTCTGGCCGGCGTGGTCTTCTCGGTGGAGAAGCCGTTCCGCATCAACGATTGGGTCATGGTCGGAGGACAGGAGGGAGTGGTCACCGAGATCTCCTGGCGCACGACCAAGGTTCGGACCCGGGAGAACAACCTGGCCGTTATTCCCAACAGCGTGATCGCCCGGCAGGAGATAACCAACTACGATTACCCTTCTCCCCTCCACCGCCGGTCGGTCCGGGTGGGAGTGGATTACCGCCATCCCCCGCTTCTGGTCCGCCAGGCCCTGCTGGAGGCATCCCGGGCCGTGAGCGACGTCCTCGATTCTCCTCCTCCCGACGTCCACCTCCTCGATTTCGGCGATTTCAGCATCACCTACGAACTCAGGTACTGGCTGGCCAACTACGACCTGGTCCCGGAAACGGCTTCCCGGCTCCGTATCGAGATCTACGAAACCTTCCGCCGGATGGGGATACGGATTCCCTTCCCCATCCGCACGGTCAGGGTGGGCCGGGAACCGGCGCCGGCCGGAGTTCCCCGCCTCACCGTCGTCTCCGGGGCTCAAGCGGGAGAGGAGTTCACGATCGGCGAAGAGGCCCTCATCATCGGCCGCCAAGAAGGGAACCCGATCCGGCTGGCCGATTCCCGGGTTTCCAAGGAGCACGCCCGCGTGGTCGGGGGGGAAGAAGGGTTGCACCTGGAAGACCTCGAAAGCCGGACCGGGACCAGAGTCAACGGCCGGCCGGTGCGG
- the rpiB gene encoding ribose 5-phosphate isomerase B: MRKPTIVVGSDHAGFGLKRYVITLLEKEGYRVVDKGTDGPGSVDYPDFAEAVGKEMASRPGSLGILSCGTGIGISIAANKLPGIRAALVRTPREARLSREHNDANVLVLPGRPWRKKNTGAAVRAWLKAPFAGGRHGRRVRKIAVLEKTYGEERPPD, from the coding sequence GTGCGCAAGCCCACCATCGTCGTCGGATCCGACCATGCCGGGTTCGGCCTCAAGCGGTACGTAATCACGCTCTTGGAGAAAGAAGGATACCGGGTCGTCGACAAGGGGACGGACGGTCCCGGAAGCGTCGATTATCCCGATTTCGCGGAAGCGGTGGGGAAGGAGATGGCTTCCCGGCCGGGAAGTCTGGGGATACTCTCCTGCGGAACCGGGATCGGAATCTCGATCGCCGCCAACAAACTGCCCGGAATCCGGGCGGCCCTGGTCCGGACTCCGCGGGAGGCGCGCTTGAGCCGGGAACACAACGACGCCAACGTATTGGTCCTACCCGGGCGCCCCTGGCGGAAAAAAAACACCGGCGCCGCCGTCCGGGCCTGGCTGAAGGCCCCCTTCGCCGGGGGAAGGCACGGGCGCCGGGTGCGGAAGATCGCGGTGCTGGAAAAGACCTACGGAGAGGAACGGCCGCCGGATTGA
- a CDS encoding L-lactate dehydrogenase, producing the protein MSAQDRKIVIVGAGSVGASTAYTLVNSGLVDELVLVDINRERAEGEVSDLNHGQVFVPPVKIRSGGYDECRDAAIIIVTAGAAQKPGETRLDLTRRNAGIIKGIVEEMNRYLGDQVIIMVTNPVDILTMVAHRVCSLPPHHIIGSGTALDSARFSFFLARHCGVDTRDVRAYVIGEHGDSEVPLWSRVNIAGISFDDYCHICNRDGSDELKEEISRKVRESAYHVIESKGATNWAVSLSLLKVAGAILRYENSILSVSTRCSGFYGLPDICLSLPVILDREGVKQVIAGPISPHEQEQLSASGRILRQVYEDLHL; encoded by the coding sequence ATGTCCGCCCAGGACCGTAAAATCGTGATCGTCGGCGCCGGTTCGGTCGGCGCCAGCACCGCCTATACCCTGGTCAACAGCGGGCTCGTCGACGAACTGGTCCTGGTCGACATCAACCGGGAGCGGGCCGAAGGCGAGGTCTCCGACCTCAACCACGGGCAGGTGTTCGTCCCTCCGGTCAAGATACGCTCCGGCGGCTACGACGAATGCAGGGACGCCGCCATCATCATCGTCACCGCGGGGGCGGCGCAGAAGCCCGGGGAGACCCGTCTCGACCTCACCCGCCGCAACGCCGGCATCATCAAGGGGATCGTCGAGGAGATGAACCGCTACCTGGGCGACCAGGTGATCATCATGGTCACCAACCCGGTGGACATCCTGACCATGGTGGCGCACCGGGTCTGTTCCCTGCCCCCGCATCACATCATCGGTTCGGGCACCGCCCTCGACAGCGCCCGGTTCTCGTTTTTTCTCGCCCGGCATTGCGGCGTCGACACCCGTGACGTTCGGGCCTACGTCATCGGGGAACACGGCGACAGCGAAGTTCCGCTCTGGAGCCGCGTCAATATCGCGGGCATCTCCTTCGACGACTACTGCCATATCTGCAACCGCGACGGCTCCGACGAACTCAAGGAGGAGATCAGTCGGAAGGTCCGGGAGTCGGCCTACCACGTGATCGAGTCCAAAGGAGCGACCAACTGGGCCGTCAGCCTTTCCCTGCTCAAGGTGGCGGGGGCGATTCTGCGCTACGAGAACAGCATCCTCAGCGTCTCCACCCGCTGCTCCGGTTTTTACGGTCTCCCCGACATTTGCCTCAGCCTCCCGGTTATCCTGGACCGGGAGGGGGTCAAGCAGGTGATAGCGGGGCCGATCAGCCCGCACGAGCAGGAACAGCTGTCGGCCTCCGGACGGATCCTGCGCCAGGTCTACGAGGACCTCCACCTTTAG
- a CDS encoding outer membrane protein transport protein gives MKNLWIATIAGVAGLVIAVSGAQASGFALLEQSAKGLGEAFAGGTTETDDPAAIFYNPAGIAFMERDAVSAGLSVVTIKMDFENQGSYTAAGTPLLGPDSTTDTMGYIPNAFAAFKVADNISAGIGITVPFGLSTRYDRGWVGRYHAVKSNLKSIDISPAVGWQIIPGLLSVGGAVNIQYLDATLTNSVDFGTILSGAGTIPQTLDGYADMNGDDWGIGYSLGACLLLTETTSVGINYRSKIDHTIDGDVDFTVPVQARAILDAIGMSNYFVNTGVEADLTTPASLSMGIAQMLGSSFKVMADLTWTGWSCFDQLAVEFDSGQPDSVTLERWSDTWRIALGVDWYLTQAVTLRAATSYDDSPVSKNYRTPRIPDNNRLWLALGVGIDITEDLTVDASYLHIFMKDMQSNLVNSQDAAKGFLIGEYQDPAIDVASLEFTYRF, from the coding sequence ATGAAAAATCTTTGGATCGCAACCATTGCCGGGGTGGCCGGCCTGGTTATCGCGGTTTCCGGAGCTCAAGCTTCGGGTTTCGCGCTTTTGGAACAGAGCGCGAAGGGTCTGGGCGAAGCCTTCGCGGGAGGAACGACGGAAACCGACGATCCCGCCGCGATTTTTTACAACCCCGCCGGGATCGCCTTCATGGAACGGGACGCGGTTTCGGCCGGCTTAAGCGTGGTCACGATCAAGATGGATTTCGAGAACCAGGGGTCGTACACCGCCGCCGGAACTCCCTTGCTCGGTCCCGACTCCACCACCGATACCATGGGATACATCCCCAACGCCTTCGCCGCCTTCAAGGTCGCGGACAACATCAGCGCCGGGATCGGAATCACGGTGCCCTTCGGGTTGAGCACCCGCTACGACCGCGGCTGGGTCGGGCGTTACCATGCGGTCAAATCCAATCTGAAAAGCATCGATATCAGTCCGGCGGTCGGCTGGCAGATCATTCCCGGTCTTCTCTCCGTCGGCGGAGCGGTCAATATCCAGTACCTCGACGCCACCCTGACGAACTCCGTCGACTTCGGGACCATTCTCTCGGGCGCCGGAACGATTCCCCAGACCCTGGACGGGTACGCCGACATGAACGGAGACGACTGGGGAATCGGCTACAGCCTGGGAGCCTGCCTCCTGCTCACCGAAACCACCTCCGTCGGCATCAACTACCGTTCCAAGATCGACCATACCATCGACGGAGACGTCGACTTCACCGTTCCCGTGCAGGCCCGGGCCATTCTCGACGCCATCGGCATGTCCAACTACTTCGTCAACACGGGGGTGGAAGCCGACTTGACCACCCCCGCCTCGCTCTCGATGGGGATCGCCCAGATGCTGGGTTCCTCCTTTAAAGTCATGGCCGACCTCACCTGGACCGGCTGGAGCTGTTTCGACCAGTTGGCGGTGGAGTTCGACAGCGGCCAGCCCGACTCGGTCACCCTGGAACGGTGGTCCGATACCTGGAGAATCGCCCTGGGCGTGGACTGGTATCTTACCCAAGCCGTCACCCTGCGGGCCGCGACTTCGTACGACGACTCCCCCGTCTCCAAGAACTACCGCACCCCGCGCATTCCCGACAACAACCGCCTCTGGCTGGCCCTGGGCGTGGGGATCGACATCACCGAGGACCTGACGGTGGATGCATCCTATCTGCACATCTTCATGAAAGACATGCAGAGCAACCTGGTCAACTCCCAGGACGCCGCCAAGGGCTTCCTGATCGGCGAATACCAGGATCCCGCCATCGACGTGGCCTCGCTCGAGTTCACCTACCGTTTCTGA